Part of the Pseudomonas sp. P8_241 genome is shown below.
AGCTGTCGGAGAACCAGGCCAGCATCGCCACACGCTTCTGTTGCTCTGGCGCCAACATGTAAGGCGTACCATGGAGGAACAGGTTGTATTCCCCCAGGGATTCACCATGGTCCGACAGATACAGCATGGCGGTATCAACCTTGTCCTGGTTCTTGCGCAGTAAATCGATCAGGGTCGACAACACATGATCGGTATACACCAACGTGTTGTCATAACCGTTGATGATGCTTTCGCGACTGCAATTGTTCAGTGCATTGCTTTCGCAGACCGGGGTAAAGCGTTCATATTCTTTCGGATATCGCTTGAAGTACTCCGGACCGTGACTGCCCATCTGGTGCAATACCAGTACCGTGTCCTTATCCAGAGTATCGATAAAGTGCTGCAGTCCCTGCAGCAGGATTTCGTCGCGGCATTCACTGTTGGCGCACAGGCCCGGGTCTTTCAGATTACTCACATCCTGAAGGGTGACGCGATCGCAGGTGCCTTTGCAGCCTGACTGATTGTCACGCCAGATTACCTCCAGTCCGGCACGCTTGAGCACATCCAGCAAACCTTCTTCATTCTTTGCCTTGCTCGCGTTGTAATCCTTGCGACCCATATTGGAAAACATGCAAGGCACCGATACAGCGGTTTCAGTGCCACACGAGGTCACATCGGTAAACGCTATCAGGCCGCGTTCCTTATCGAGCTTTGGCGTGGTATCACGGTCATAGCCGAGGACGCCGAAATTCTCCGCGCGCGCACTTTCTCCCACCACCAGTACCGTCAGGGATTTACGACCATGAGTTTGCCAACTCGAATTTAACTGCGCATCCTCGCCAACTTTGACAAACGGCTGCTGCGCTGACACCAGCTGCTCACCCAGATACCTGGCCGTCGCGCCGATGTAATTGCTCGGCACCACCATCAAACGCAATTCATGGTGATTTCGAAACAGTGAAGACAGGCCTTGATAGTTAATCAATGCGACACCACCGATAACCGCTGCGCACGCCAGCGACACTAAAGCTTTGCTCAGCAACTCGCGGTGCCAGCGACGATATGCAATCGGAAGTTTCCACAACAATAACGACGGCAGGACACCCAGCAGAAGAATATAGATAAACAACTTGATCGACAGCAAACCACGCACTTCAGTGACATTGGTTTCTGCAAAGTTACGCAACATGCCGGCGTCCAGCAAAACACCGTATTGGCCCATGAAATACGCCACACTTGCACTGACCATGAAGAGCAGTGTGAGAACGGGTTTAAGCAGCGATCGAAAAGCCATCAGCGTCAACAAAATATTGAACGCCGCGAAGATCATCAACCCGAATGCCACGCGCAGGACGATGCCTTTGCCATCTGACGCGGTGATTTCGAAAAGATGTTGCCAGAGAACAAAATTGAAGCCCATTAATAAAAAGGCACTGGCAATCAGTGTCACCCATTCCGGGCGCACGGCTTTAATCTTCAACATGATGTTTGACTATTCCTAAAAAGAGCGCCTGCGGTAAATGTGAAAATTTCATTAACCGAGACAGCACTAACTTTAAGCAGCCAACCATCAATTTTTTGTGAAAAATAAGCCAACGATTAGTTGCCGACTGATATCGAGCTTAACTTCCATACCATTTGAGAATGGTTCAGCTTTTGTTCAGGAATTACTTAAATAAGCACGCTCAACTGCTCATCAACTGCCGTCCAAATGCATGACCCACCCACGATCCGCACCAGCGCTATTTAATTTCTGGATTTCATTCTGCACATTCTGATTTGCAGCCTCCCGATCTTGCGCGCCTAATCGAACTTCATTTCACCCACGCCAATCTCCCCCACTGACTCGGAATGCCTCCATGAAAACCACCGGCTTCGCCGCCGCCCACCTCGGCATGCTGCTTTGGGCCTTGTTGGTCGCCGCATCATTTTCCGCGGCAGCACAGGTCAGCCAGGTCATAGACCCGGTCCTGCTGACCGGATTACGACTGCTGTTTTGCGCGGCGGCGTTTCTGCCGTTGCTACTGGTTAAAGGCGATACAGGCGTGACTATTCGCGGACTGCTTGAGCATGGCGTCCTCGGATTGCTGTTGGCGATGTACTTCGGGTCGCTGTTCGAGGCTCTGCGCTATACCTCGGCGGTCAACACCGGGACCGTGTTCACGCTGGTGCCATTACTGACCCTGTTTTTCGAGTCCGTGCTGACACCTGACAGCAGCCTGAAACAACGAATATTGCCCATGCTGACTGCCGCTACAGGCGCTGTTCTGCTGATCATGAAGGGAAGTGGGCCCGACGAACCGCCATCGTTTTACGCACTCTCGGTGTTTGGTGTCGGTTGTCTGGCAATGGCACTTTACGCGCCACTGAGCCAGCGTTTTAAAGCTGGCAGCCTGAAGGGTCGCAGCCCGGTGGCAATGACGTTCTGGAACATGTTGTTCGGCGCATTGTTTCTGCTGGTGTTCTGCGGATTCAGCGGCGGCTGGCGCTCAGCGTCGATGCTGACTGCCCACGACTTTTTCTGGCTGATTTATCTGGCGTTGTTTGCGACGCTGGCGACTTTCTGGCTGCTGCATCGTGCTATCGGTGAGATCGCACCCTCCTCAGTGATTTCGTACATTTACCTGAGCACGCTGTTCATCACGATGTATCACTGGCTGTTGGGGCGTCAGTTGCCACTGCCATGGGAGGTTGCCGGGGCCGCTTTGGTGGCCATCGGTATGTTGGCCCTGTTGAGATCCAGCCGCCGATCCGTACCGGTCACGGTACAAGGCTGACGTGAGCCTGCATGAAAAGTCCCACAAGGCATTCTCCTGATTCCTCTGCTCCGCTAGGATCACTCACATACCTTGCGCACGTTCTGCGCCAGTAGCTCTGCGAGACAGAAAGGATGCTGAACAGCAATTTGCTCAGAAAGCTCGACATGCAGGACCTCATGGTGTTCGTCGCCGTGTTCGAGCGAAACAACGTCACCGATGTCTCCGAGAGGCTTTGCGTCAGCCAGTCCACGGTGAGTTACTGCCTGAAAAAACTGCGCAACTGCTTCGATGACGAACTGTTCATCAATACCCGCTCAGGCATGCAGCCAACTGACAAGGCAGGCACGATGTACCCTCACATCCTGAGGATCCTCGACAGCATCAACCTGTGTCACGCCGGCTCACCGACGTTCGACCCGACCTTGCGCTCAGTGACCTTCAACCTCTGCGCACCGGAATACTTCGAACAGCTAATCCTGCCGCGCTTGTTGAAACGCTTTGCTCTCGCCGAGCTTCCGGTGACGGTCAACATGCACAAGCTCGACGCCGACATTCCTGTCGACGCCTTGCGCGATGGCCGTCTTGACCTGGTGATTTGCTTCGGCCCGAATTTTCATCGCAACCACGCCGACCTCAAATCGCGCACGCTGCTTGAAGACGATCTGGTGTGTGTATTCGATAAACGCGCTACACCGCTGGAGCATTTAAACCTGCAAGCGTACGTTGAACGCCGGCATGTATTTCCGACACCCTGGACCTCCACCACCAACATGGTCGATGGCTGGCTCGCACAACAGGGACAAAGACGCCAGATCGTCGCGCGCGCCAACAGTTACAGCGCGGCGCTGAAGATGATCGCCAGTACTGACTTCATCCTGACCCTGCCTCGGCGCATTCAGCAATTGCTCGCCACCGACGCGGCGTTCAATCATTGCGAAGCACCCGATGGCTTGCCCGGGTTCAGCCTCGATATGCAATGGCGTCAAAACCTAGATCAGGACGACGCCAACAGATGGCTTCGCGAACAAGTGATCCAGGCCTGCACAGAACAGGAAATTGCCTGAGATTCAGTTGTTGATGGCCGTCTTGCTGTAGGACTCGCGATCGATGTCGAGGATTTCCACACACAACTGGACTTCGACACCCGCCGGCCATTCACACAACTCCTGCACCACAGCCAATAAACTTTGCGACAATTGCTGCTTGATCTGCGCGGAACGACCGCTCAACAACGCCAGTTTCACATGCACGAACGCCCGTTCTGTCAACGCCGTACCGACCTTGAATGTCTCGACCTTCACTGCACGGCTCTTGATGTCGATTTCGGCGCCGAACTGACCGGACCCCACCAGCGTATTGTTCAGCCGCATCAACGCTACGTCGGCATTCAGTTCAGGTAAATTGGCGGTGTATTCCATGTGCAGGTGAGGCATGGCATTGATCCTGATAGTGGGGGGGGGAAAGATCCTACATATATCACGGCGACGCCCTGCTCACTCAGGCAGCGGCAACACAGCTCGCTCACTCATGAACCCTTCCAGACGCGAACGCAACCAGCGCTCGGCAGGGTCGGTATCGACATGACTGAGCCAGACCATGGACAGGTCCAGGGTCGGCGTCTTGAACGGAAACGGCTCCTTGAACAAATGCCCGGATACGGCCATCGCCTCAGCGGTGTAGTCCGGCAGACTGGCAATCAGATCGGTCCCGGCCAGCAGGGCCGGCAACGAACTGTATTGCGGAACGGAGAGTACCACCTGTCGCGTACGACCAATCTCCGCCAGCCACTCATCGGCGTAGCCACTGACGTTGGCGGTATGGGAGACCAGCACATGGGGGCGTGAGCAATACTCATCCAGAGTCAGCGGCGTGTCGGAGGCGTCGGCCCGTAAAATGCTGGGCTGGATGTGACGCAACAACTTGCGCTTGGCATTGGCCGGCAGGCCGCGGGTCTGGCTGATACCCACCGTGATATCGCCGGACGCCAACAGGTCGGGAATCCGCCAGTAATCGACATGCTGCACCACAAACACCACGCTGGGTGCCTCCTGGCGCAACGCACGCAGCAAGGGCGGCAACAGGCCAAATTCGACGTCGTCGGACAGCCCGATACGAAAGGTCATGGTGCTGCTGGAAGGATCGAAATCATGGGTAAGGCTCAAAGCCACTGACAGCGAATCCAGCGCCGGAGACAGATGCCGGATGATCTCCTCGGCTCGCGCCGTTGGCTCCATGCGACGTCCAACCCGAATAAACAGTGGATCATTGAACATCGCCCGCAGACGGTTGAGCGCAGAGCTGATGGTCGGTTGACCCAAAAACAGCTTTTCCGCTACGCGAGTAACGTTGCGCTCAAGCATCAGCGTTTCGAACACCACCATCAGGTTGATATCGGCCTTGCGTAGCTCGTTGCGATTCATCCATTGCCCCCCTCAATCCCTAAGTCTGCTGACAGTTTAGGTAGTGGACACAACAGGCGTCTATTCACAACCCTGAGATCTGTTGAAGCGAAGCTGCTCTGAGCGAGCAGCTTCACCACACACCATCAGACTCCTTGGTTGGCGTCTGATCATGCGTACCGGGTCAATTCAGCGTCGGCGCCAACAGACAATCGCTGGCAAGCGTTCGTGCGTTGGTGTCGGTCAGATGATGGTCCCAATTACAACGATGCGAATCAGATCGATCGACAGATCACTGCTGGACTCGCTTAGAAACTGTCGGAAAATCAGCCTTTGGTCGAAAAACACTGAGCAATCCAGAGTATGGGCCAAAGTTTAGGCTGGCATTTTTTCAGAACCGCAGAAACGCAAAAGCCCTGAATAATCAGGGCTTTAACGTATAGGTATGGCGGAGAGATAGGATTCGAACCCTAGGTACCGGTGAAGGTACAACGGATTTCGAATCCGTTTTCGCCCATAATGATCATTGGGCGCCCTTCCTCAGAACCCTTTCATGGCCTCATTTTCGACGCAGACCAACACAACGACATTCCACACCATTTGGGGGAATGGTTCCCCCAATTTTCCCCCAGCGCTCTGCCGGCCGAACATACTCCCTATATAAAGGAAGGATGCGCAGTCACGGCACATCCTTGAAGAAGACATGACCGCCCAGTTTCAGTGTCTTCTTCGCCTTCGCTGCCCAAGCCGGCGCCTTAATGCTGGTGGCGTAGTAATGCGTGGCGCCGCCGGTGGGATCAGGCACCTTGCCACCCATCACCTGCTCAGCGGCGATCTGCGCCTGAGCGAACTCGCGGAACGGGATTTGCTTCGCACCGGACAGGTAAGCGAAGTTCGGATCGTTCTTGTTCCAGCAGCTGAACTGGTACGGCTTCTGGCAGACACCGGCGTAGCCCTCGCCCCACCATGATTTAGCCTTGCCATCGTTCACGCGGTTGCGAATTGTCCAGGCTACGGCGACCTGGCCGGCAAGGCTTTCCCCGCGAGCCTCGCCCCACAGCGTGCGCGCGAGGATGTCGCGGTCTCCTTCAGTGACGGTCATATTTTCTCCAGGCGTAAAAAAGCCCGCACGTGGCGGGCCTGTTTTTCAAATTACATGCAGGGCTGTAATTGCAAAAATAATATAAACCTAAAGTAACTTACCAAAATTTAAGAAGTTTCAGGAAGCTCGTCAAACGACTGTATTTGTGCACCGGGGAAGTATAATCCAGCGATTCTACCGTAGGAGTGTCTTCAACTGTCAAATTCCAGTAATCGGTCAGCGCTATAGAGCCTGGGTCATCTTTGTAATAAGGTTTTGTTAATGTCAAATGCGGGCGCTCCCATGCGATATCTTTCCGCACGACTTTTCCCGGCACCCCGACTATAATGCAGTTATTGGGAAATTTACCTTTCACGATACTGCCAATGCCCACGACGCTTCCGTCGCCGATGGTGGTCCCGCCCAGAATCCGCGTGTAAGCGCCAAGCCAAACATGATTACCAATCATCACATTTTTTGGAAGATTGATTCTTTTTCTGGTTCGCACATCGAATATTGGATGTCCATCATCTGCTCTTATCTCAACCTGAGAAGCGAACATGATGTCATCACCAAGGTGCACTGATGCCTTTTCAGCCGCAGATATATAGACCGGCGAAGTGCAATTTATTCCAGAGCCAATCTTGATCGTAGACTCAAACCCTACTCTCACAACACCACTGAAAGTGTTTTTTCCTATCTCGCAATAACCATCATCACAATCAAACATTATTGTAAGATTTCTATTTTTAGCTTCAGGATGAATAACCAGCTTGTTATTTTTTCCTGTAAACTCAACTTTAAAACCCGACTCGATGACGACCCCACAAGAAATTACATTATTATTGTCATCTTTATAATCTTGAATCTTAGTCAGAACAATCTTCAAACCACACTCCAAGCGTGACAATCAAGCATTAGGCCCGGACTGTAACGGAAGTACATTTTTTTATCTAGCCGTTTTATTGACTGCCAAGGGATGTGGCTTATCGCGAGGTCAGACCTCTCCAACCGACGTTCCGCGGGCTTGGAAGAAAGGAGTGGAAATTATTTTTTGCCTGGCTCAGGAGCTGGATCAGGCACAGAAGTTGAATCAGGAACAGGGGTCATGGCTTCAAGCCCGCGAACCAGCATGGCAACTTCGCGATATGGCCGGGTTGTCAAATAATCAGCTACCGCCTGCGCCAATTGTTGTTCGATCAAAAATTTCATTGGTTATACCTCATTTGTTTGATTTGTGAGCAAGCTTGAATTGCGCGCTACGGCGTCCTCAAGGGCGGACATTCGGGCCAGAAGCCCCTCTACAGCTAAGGCAGTTGGAAGGATAAACTCATGGTGTTGTTGCTGCACGGAGCGGACGATCGGGGCAATGAACTCGTCGTAACCAAGCGACATCACGTCGCCCCCCCCTTAACCGCATGATGCTGGAACCCTCCAAAGTCAATGCCCTTGGTTTGGATGGTGCGCTCCACGTCCTGAGCGCGAAACCCTTGGTGGAATCGACTTCGTACTTTACTGCCATCGCGGGGCTTAACGACGGAAATTTCTTCGCCAGTTACAGGATCAAGCTCCAATTCAATATAGTCATCTCGCATGTCCCACTTAAAATCAATCGGTTTCAAGTCAAGGATGAAATCGAGCCCCAGTAGGGTTTCCCGAATCTCAGCCTTGTCCCGTTCATCTGAACGGTTCTGCACAGTGCCATACACATAGAAGTTAGTAGCACTATCTCCGCCTTGGACCTGATTAGGACCGGACACCCGTGTATTCGCACCAAGCAGGGTGCTGTTGGATACCGATACGGAAGGCGTCGAACCATCGATCATCACCAGTCCCGCCTGATATCCGATTGCAGTAGTGTTGATTGTCGGGCCCGAGTTGTTCAGTAATGCTCGATACCCATGGGTTGTTACCCCGACCAAGGGGCCGACAGCATTCTCGCAGGAGTTGCTGCCAGAAATCGCGGAATTGCTAATAGACGTTACAGTCTTCGCAGCGTAGGCCCCGGACACAGTTGAGTTATTGCAAGTAGTTGTGTCAGAGGCGGCCTGCGACCCGTTAATTAATTTGTTCTGAGATAAAGGTGCATCGACCAAGGAGGTTGTCCAGTAAAGTCTGGCGTTTCCCGACCCATCTCCATTATAAGGGCAATATACAGTGAAGTTGTCACCACTGACGCTGAGTACATCCACCGGAAATCCGTGACCGTGGCCCGCATAGGCTGGGCCCCCTCCAGCCCAATAAATATTAGCGCGCCCACCTACAACGGCTGCATGCCCGGGAGCAGTTACAGTAATCACTGATCCAATCTTGCTATAGGTAACGTAAGGATCACTAGGGTAATCACTCTTGACCTTTCCGCCGAATCCGGAAAGATTTTCTAGAAACTGCCCCGCAAGAGCGCCACATATTACGTTGTTGTTGCCCTTCCTTAAGTTGAAACCTGCTCTGTACCCGTTTGCCACCAAGACAATACCAGTGTATGACTTCGCAGCATCCGATCCCAAAGCCACTATCTGTGTGGCAACGTTAGTATTGGGATCGAAGTTCTCGACCTGCGCATACCAGCCGCTCAAAACCTCGCCGGAAAGAGCGTTAGCGCCCATAGCCAGTACGGTGTCACAGTTGACTAGGCTCGCTCCTGTGTTCCGTCCCACGAGCACGTTAGCCCGGCCCGTGGTCAAAGACCTGCCTGCGTTACCGCCAAGCCCTACATTGCGTGTGCCTGCGATAGCTACGGTGCTGTATGAATCGGTAACAGGCTGCAAGCTGTATAGGGCGCACTCTCCCATGGCGAGGTTATCGAAAGACTTTTGCGCCGTGCCGATTGCGTCAGGCCCAATAGCGATAGTTTGTTGGGCTCCTGTTGCAAGGGCTAATGCCCCTACCCCGGCCGCAAAGATGCTCGAGTGGTATGCAAATTGGTTTGCTGGAGGCTGATAGCTTGGCGGAATTGAACCACCAGCTCCGCCAATACATACCACCCCGTTCCCGTCACGCACCATTTTCCACATAGCTGGGTGAGTGACTGCGCCGATTTTGAAGTAGCCCCCATAATACTTGTTCCCCGTTGGGAAGGCATTTACTAGGTAGGTCTTGCCAAGCAGATCAACTTCTTTACCAGTGTGCACAACCTCCAGCGCTGTAAACTTCGAACTATCGTTAGTCGCCCCATCTCCGACAGCCAAGTAATCCTGCGGCGTTACGCTTTCTCGAAATTTATCTTGCCCTGTGCGGATAGCCGCACCTACGCCGGCCTGCTGAACACCGACAACATTGGAGCCGTCAGGCGCTGCAAGCAAAGCCCCATCCAGATTGTTAGGCTCCCACTCAGACGCCTTGTAAATGTATTCAAGGTCTTCTTCGCTGTTGAAATAGCGGTCACCCAGTTGTAGAGCAGCGCCGTCATTGCGCGCAATCGGCTCCGCGGAAAAGGTGCCAAGGAATGGTGCCACGCGAGCCGTGGCCAGATCAGCCGAATCCTCGGCGGCGTTTGCGGACTCAAGCGCGGCATCCATAGCGGCTTGAATGGCTGCAGCAGATAATGCGCGCTTGCCAGTATCCTCAGCCACGCCGGCAGTGTTGCTGTAGACGGCATAGATTTCATCTGGATCGGCCGAGCGGACCAGGAAGATGGCGCCATCAGTTGTCCCGGCAATACCCGCAGCAGTCGTCGGATAAATCGTTGTAGCAAAGCTGATCTTTTCAGCGCCTTCCTCCTGAATGCTGACGATCACCTGTTTCAGGTTTTGGATATCGCCGGAGTCCGTAGGGATCGGATCAGCGCCGACCGCGTCATGAGAAAACCGGCTGATTATATCGCTGCCGATCTCGGCCTTTACCGTGGCGATCTCTAGCCGCTGGGTCTGGTCTGCCATTATGTATTTCCTTGGGGCGAATTTAATGAGCGCGACCAGGTGCGGTCGGCAGAGGAATAGGGTTAAAGCCAGTTGCTGGAGAAGAATTCGCCGCCGTTACTGATCAGCATGTCGGCCACCGCGTCAAAGATTGTGTCGATCTGGTCGTCGTGCGCGTGGGTGTCGTCAGCCGTGAAGGCCGAGGCTTCAGTGAGGAAGGGAGCGACCCAGTCGGTGGTGGCGACGATCTCGCCGCGGTGATCGCGAACGTTCTCGATCTTGCAGCCTTGGTCGTCGTAGATGGCCGGCACGAACACCCGGCCCGACTTGAACCAGAGCACAGCGTCCATGCATCGGGTGACCTTGTTGGCAGCAGGGCCGCGCGGTTGCGGCTCGATCGGAATCGAACCCTTTTTGCTAATGGTCTGGATCAGGCCGGTGCCGCTCGACTTGTCCTCGACACGCATATAGCGCAGGGCCGCCGGACGAAATTGGTCCCACGGCTTCCATTGCTGCCATAGGCGTAGGGCGGCCGCTTCAAGATCGCCCGCGTCGTATTTGCCGCGATGAACCTCGATGATGTACAGGTTGCCGTCGACTCCCAGGCCGCAATGACTGAAGACCGAATAGTCGTGCTGCTCGCCAGTTTTTTTGCGCGGTATCGACGTACACGCCGCGCCAAACGAGGAAAGGCAACTGCTGATAGGTCTTGAACCAGTCGGCATCGATCATGCCGCCGCTCAATGCCACCGGCTCCTGCTGGTACTGGCTGACCATGGTGTATGGGTCGCGGTCCCACAGCGCCATCAGATCGGCGACCGTCTCCTTGGCTGGCCAGTAGGACCAGTATTCAACGCCGCCACGGACGATTGAGGGACTGCTAAAAACGTCACGCTCGGCATGCTCGCGGATCTCTGCGGGAAGCCCTTCTATATATTCACGGGTGACCAGGGCCGGAACTTTAATGTGGCTGAAGTCCAGACCCATGCCGCCCTTGAGCAGGAAGCCTGACACGTCATCCGTGTGTAGGCGCTGCTGGGTGCAGATGACCGGGGTGTCGGGCGATGCACGCCGACTGCGCAGGGTGTTGGTAACAATCCGTTGAGCCTTGGCTCGCATGGTTGCACTGAACGCACTGTCAGCCTTCTCGGGGTCATCCAGGTTGATGAATCCGGTAAAGCCTTCGGAGATGTAGCCGCCA
Proteins encoded:
- a CDS encoding phosphoethanolamine--lipid A transferase, which translates into the protein MLKIKAVRPEWVTLIASAFLLMGFNFVLWQHLFEITASDGKGIVLRVAFGLMIFAAFNILLTLMAFRSLLKPVLTLLFMVSASVAYFMGQYGVLLDAGMLRNFAETNVTEVRGLLSIKLFIYILLLGVLPSLLLWKLPIAYRRWHRELLSKALVSLACAAVIGGVALINYQGLSSLFRNHHELRLMVVPSNYIGATARYLGEQLVSAQQPFVKVGEDAQLNSSWQTHGRKSLTVLVVGESARAENFGVLGYDRDTTPKLDKERGLIAFTDVTSCGTETAVSVPCMFSNMGRKDYNASKAKNEEGLLDVLKRAGLEVIWRDNQSGCKGTCDRVTLQDVSNLKDPGLCANSECRDEILLQGLQHFIDTLDKDTVLVLHQMGSHGPEYFKRYPKEYERFTPVCESNALNNCSRESIINGYDNTLVYTDHVLSTLIDLLRKNQDKVDTAMLYLSDHGESLGEYNLFLHGTPYMLAPEQQKRVAMLAWFSDSYQKSFSVDTHCLQLSREKPLSQDNLFHSMLGLLEVNSKVYNQDLDMFAGCRSAVIDGVLAKD
- a CDS encoding DMT family transporter, with product MKTTGFAAAHLGMLLWALLVAASFSAAAQVSQVIDPVLLTGLRLLFCAAAFLPLLLVKGDTGVTIRGLLEHGVLGLLLAMYFGSLFEALRYTSAVNTGTVFTLVPLLTLFFESVLTPDSSLKQRILPMLTAATGAVLLIMKGSGPDEPPSFYALSVFGVGCLAMALYAPLSQRFKAGSLKGRSPVAMTFWNMLFGALFLLVFCGFSGGWRSASMLTAHDFFWLIYLALFATLATFWLLHRAIGEIAPSSVISYIYLSTLFITMYHWLLGRQLPLPWEVAGAALVAIGMLALLRSSRRSVPVTVQG
- a CDS encoding LysR family transcriptional regulator, translating into MLNSNLLRKLDMQDLMVFVAVFERNNVTDVSERLCVSQSTVSYCLKKLRNCFDDELFINTRSGMQPTDKAGTMYPHILRILDSINLCHAGSPTFDPTLRSVTFNLCAPEYFEQLILPRLLKRFALAELPVTVNMHKLDADIPVDALRDGRLDLVICFGPNFHRNHADLKSRTLLEDDLVCVFDKRATPLEHLNLQAYVERRHVFPTPWTSTTNMVDGWLAQQGQRRQIVARANSYSAALKMIASTDFILTLPRRIQQLLATDAAFNHCEAPDGLPGFSLDMQWRQNLDQDDANRWLREQVIQACTEQEIA
- a CDS encoding 5-carboxymethyl-2-hydroxymuconate Delta-isomerase translates to MPHLHMEYTANLPELNADVALMRLNNTLVGSGQFGAEIDIKSRAVKVETFKVGTALTERAFVHVKLALLSGRSAQIKQQLSQSLLAVVQELCEWPAGVEVQLCVEILDIDRESYSKTAINN
- a CDS encoding LysR substrate-binding domain-containing protein — protein: MNRNELRKADINLMVVFETLMLERNVTRVAEKLFLGQPTISSALNRLRAMFNDPLFIRVGRRMEPTARAEEIIRHLSPALDSLSVALSLTHDFDPSSSTMTFRIGLSDDVEFGLLPPLLRALRQEAPSVVFVVQHVDYWRIPDLLASGDITVGISQTRGLPANAKRKLLRHIQPSILRADASDTPLTLDEYCSRPHVLVSHTANVSGYADEWLAEIGRTRQVVLSVPQYSSLPALLAGTDLIASLPDYTAEAMAVSGHLFKEPFPFKTPTLDLSMVWLSHVDTDPAERWLRSRLEGFMSERAVLPLPE
- a CDS encoding cell wall hydrolase: MTVTEGDRDILARTLWGEARGESLAGQVAVAWTIRNRVNDGKAKSWWGEGYAGVCQKPYQFSCWNKNDPNFAYLSGAKQIPFREFAQAQIAAEQVMGGKVPDPTGGATHYYATSIKAPAWAAKAKKTLKLGGHVFFKDVP
- a CDS encoding acyltransferase codes for the protein MKIVLTKIQDYKDDNNNVISCGVVIESGFKVEFTGKNNKLVIHPEAKNRNLTIMFDCDDGYCEIGKNTFSGVVRVGFESTIKIGSGINCTSPVYISAAEKASVHLGDDIMFASQVEIRADDGHPIFDVRTRKRINLPKNVMIGNHVWLGAYTRILGGTTIGDGSVVGIGSIVKGKFPNNCIIVGVPGKVVRKDIAWERPHLTLTKPYYKDDPGSIALTDYWNLTVEDTPTVESLDYTSPVHKYSRLTSFLKLLKFW
- a CDS encoding tail fiber domain-containing protein; translation: MADQTQRLEIATVKAEIGSDIISRFSHDAVGADPIPTDSGDIQNLKQVIVSIQEEGAEKISFATTIYPTTAAGIAGTTDGAIFLVRSADPDEIYAVYSNTAGVAEDTGKRALSAAAIQAAMDAALESANAAEDSADLATARVAPFLGTFSAEPIARNDGAALQLGDRYFNSEEDLEYIYKASEWEPNNLDGALLAAPDGSNVVGVQQAGVGAAIRTGQDKFRESVTPQDYLAVGDGATNDSSKFTALEVVHTGKEVDLLGKTYLVNAFPTGNKYYGGYFKIGAVTHPAMWKMVRDGNGVVCIGGAGGSIPPSYQPPANQFAYHSSIFAAGVGALALATGAQQTIAIGPDAIGTAQKSFDNLAMGECALYSLQPVTDSYSTVAIAGTRNVGLGGNAGRSLTTGRANVLVGRNTGASLVNCDTVLAMGANALSGEVLSGWYAQVENFDPNTNVATQIVALGSDAAKSYTGIVLVANGYRAGFNLRKGNNNVICGALAGQFLENLSGFGGKVKSDYPSDPYVTYSKIGSVITVTAPGHAAVVGGRANIYWAGGGPAYAGHGHGFPVDVLSVSGDNFTVYCPYNGDGSGNARLYWTTSLVDAPLSQNKLINGSQAASDTTTCNNSTVSGAYAAKTVTSISNSAISGSNSCENAVGPLVGVTTHGYRALLNNSGPTINTTAIGYQAGLVMIDGSTPSVSVSNSTLLGANTRVSGPNQVQGGDSATNFYVYGTVQNRSDERDKAEIRETLLGLDFILDLKPIDFKWDMRDDYIELELDPVTGEEISVVKPRDGSKVRSRFHQGFRAQDVERTIQTKGIDFGGFQHHAVKGGAT
- the terL gene encoding phage terminase large subunit — protein: MGVDGNLYIIEVHRGKYDAGDLEAAALRLWQQWKPWDQFRPAALRYMRVEDKSSGTGLIQTISKKGSIPIEPQPRGPAANKVTRCMDAVLWFKSGRVFVPAIYDDQGCKIENVRDHRGEIVATTDWVAPFLTEASAFTADDTHAHDDQIDTIFDAVADMLISNGGEFFSSNWL